From Ficedula albicollis isolate OC2 chromosome 5, FicAlb1.5, whole genome shotgun sequence, one genomic window encodes:
- the LRP4 gene encoding low-density lipoprotein receptor-related protein 4, producing the protein MVGTTPASLIISDKSMAAFRKLAPRIPARPSSGAMESLQNIFFFFSFFAGVASSTECSCGRNHFTCAVSAFGECTCIPAQWQCDGDNDCGDHSDEDGCMLPTCSPLDFHCDNGKCIRRSWVCDGDNDCEDDSDEQDCPPRECEEDEFSCQNGYCIRSLWHCDGDNDCGDNSDEQCDMRKCSEKEFRCSDGSCIAEHWFCDGDTDCKDGSDEENCPSDVPAATCSLEEFQCAYGRCILDIYHCDGDDDCGDWSDESDCSSHQPCRSGEFMCNSGLCINAGWRCDGDFDCDDQSDERNCTTSMCTADQFRCKSGRCVRLSWRCDGEDDCSDNSDEENCENTGTPQCAPDQFLCGNGRCIGQRKLCNGANDCGDGSDESPHQNCRPRTGEENCNVNNGGCAQKCQMVRGMVQCTCHTGYRLLEDGRSCQDVNECAEEGYCSQGCTNSEGGFQCWCEQGYELRPDKRSCKALGPEPVLLFANRIDIRQVLPHRSEYTLLLNNLENAIALDFHHSKELVFWSDVTLDRIMRANLNGSNVEEVVSTGLESPGGLAIDWIHDKLYWTDSGTSRIEVANLDGTHRKVLLWQNLEKPRAIALHPMEGTIYWTDWGNTPRIEYSNMDGSNRRIIADTHLFWPNGLTIDYAGHRMYWVDAKHHVIERADLDGRNRKAVISQGLPHPFAITVFEDSLYWTDWHTKSINSANKFTGKNQEIIRNKLHFPMDIHTLHPQRQPAGRNRCGDNNGGCTHLCLPSSKGYTCACPTGFRKTSSHACAQSLDKFLLFARRMDIRRISFDTDDLSDDVIPLADVRSAVALDWDSKDDYVYWTDVSTDSISRAKWDGSNQEVVVDTSLESPAGLAIDWVTNKLYWTDAGTDRIEVSNTDGTMRTVLIWENLDRPRDIVVDPVGGFMYWTDWGANPKIERAGMDASNRLVIISSNLTWPNGLAIDYESQRLYWADAGMKTIEYASLDGRHRKVLIGNNLPHPFGLTLYGERIYWTDWQAKSIQSADRRTGQSRETLQDNLENLMDIHVFHRHRPPVHTACEVNNGGCSHLCLLAPLPKGYSCTCPTGINLLSDGKTCSSGMTSFLIFARRTDIRMVSLDIPYFADVVVSVNVTMKNTIAIGVDPHEGKVYWSDSTLRKISRAALDGSQFEDIITTGLLTTDGLAVDAVGRKIYWTDTGTNRIEVGNLDGSMRKVLIWQNLDSPRAIALYHEMGYMYWTDWGENAKLERSGMDGSGRVVLISNNLGWPNGLAVDKAASQLLWADAHTERIEAADLNGANRRTLLSPVQHPYGLTLLDSYIYWTDWQTRSIHRADKDTGANVILVRANLPGLMDIQAVDRARPLGFNKCGVRNGGCSHLCLPHPTGFSCACPTGIQLKRDEQTCDSSPETYLLFSSRASIRRISLDTSDHTDVHIPVPELNNVISLDYDSVDGKIYYTDVFLDVIRRADLNGSNMETVIGQGLKTTDGLAVDWVARNLYWTDTGRNTIEVARLDGSSRKVLINNSLDEPRAIAVFPKKGYLFWTDWGHIAKIERANLDGSERKILINTDLGWPNGLTLDYDTRRIYWVDAHLDRIESCDLNGKLRQVLVSQVSHPFALTQQDRWIYWTDWQTKSIQRVDKYSGRNKETVLANVEGLMDIIVVSPQRQTGSNACGVNNGGCTHLCFARASDFVCACPDEPDGRPCSTIPGVVPLGPEPTSVNERSQTPPGRLGTSTIKPLTSLETVEGNCSDKDARQGLCTRANEAVLATMGEGLHVSYIIGGLLSILFILLLIAALIIYRHNKSKFTDPGLGNLTYSNPSYRTSTQEVKIESIPKPTMYNQLCYKKETGPDHSYTKEKIKIVEGICLLSSDDSEWDDLKQIRSSRGGILRDHVCMKTDTVSIQASSGSLDDTETEQLLQEEQSECSSVNTAAATPERRGSLPDTGWKHQRKPSTESEV; encoded by the exons TGCTGCCCACTTGCTCCCCCTTGGACTTCCACTGTGACAATGGAAAGTGTATCCGCCGGTCATGGGTCTGCGATGGAGACAATGACTGCGAGGATGACTCTGATGAGCAGGACTGCC CTCCAAGGGAGTGTGAGGAAGATGAGTTCTCATGTCAGAATGGATACTGCATTCGCAGCTTGTGGCACTGTGATGGTGACAATGACTGTGGGGACAACAGTGATGAGCAGTGTG ATATGAGAAAGTGCTCAGAGAAGGAGTTCCGTTGCAGCGATGGCAGCTGCATAGCTGAGCACTGGTTCTGCGACGGGGACACAGACTGCAAGGATGGCTCAGATGAAGAGAACTGCC CATCAGATGTTCCAGCTGCCACCTGCAGCTTGGAGGAGTTCCAGTGTGCATATGGACGCTGCATCTTGGACATCTACCActgtgatggtgatgatgactGTGGGGACTGGTCTGATGAATCTGACTGCT CATCTCACCAGCCTTGTCGCTCTGGAGAGTTCATGTGCAACAGTGGCTTGTGCATTAATGCTGGCTGGAGGTGTGATGGCGACTTCGACTGTGATGACCAGTCAGATGAGAGGAACTGCA CTACATCTATGTGCACAGCTGATCAGTTCCGCTGCAAGTCGGGTCGctgtgtccgtctgtcctgGCGTTGTGATGGGGAAGATGACTGCTCTGACAACAGTGATGAGGAGAACTGTGAGAACACAG GCACCCCTCAGTGTGCCCCAGACCAGTTCTTGTGTGGGAATGGGCGTTGTATCGGCCAGAGGAAGCTGTGCAATGGAGCAAACGATTGTGGAGATGGCAGTGATGAGAGCCCACATCAAAACTGCC GTCCACGAACAGGGGAGGAGAATTGCAATGTCAACAAtggtggctgtgctcagaaGTGCCAGATGGTACGAGGGATGGTACAGTGCACTTGCCACACTGGTTACAGGCTCCTGGAAGATGGCCGATCATGCCAAG ATGTGAATGAGTGTGCTGAGGAAGGCTACTGCAGCCAAGGCTGTACCAACAGTGAAGGAGGCTTCCAGTGCTGGTGTGAGCAAGGCTACGAGCTGCGACCTGACAAACGTAGCTGCAAAGCTCTAG GGCCAGAGCCCGTGCTGCTCTTTGCCAATCGAATTGATATCCGTCAAGTGTTGCCTCATCGCTCTGAGTATACGCTGCTCCTGAACAACCTGGAAAATGCCATTGCCCTTGACTTCCACCACAGCAAGGAGCTGGTGTTCTGGTCTGATGTCACACTTGATCGCATCATGAGGGCCAATCTGAATGGGAGCAATGTGGAAGAGGTGGTTTCCACAGGGCTGGAGAGCCCAG GTGGACTTGCTATTGATTGGATCCATGACAAATTATACTGGACTGACTCTGGGACATCGCGTATTGAAGTAGCAAACTTGGATGGCACTCACAGGAAAGTGCTTTTGTGGCAGAACCTGGAGAAGCCCCGAGCAATTGCTCTACATCCTATGGAGGG TACTATCTACTGGACTGACTGGGGCAACACTCCCCGCATTGAGTATTCCAACATGGATGGCTCTAATCGGCGCATCATTGCGGATACGCACCTCTTCTGGCCCAATGGACTGACCATTGACTATGCAGGACATCGAATGTACTGGGTGGATGCCAAACATCATGTCATTGAGAGGGCTGACCTTGATGGACGCAATAGGAAGGCTGTTATTAGCCAAG GGCTCCCACACCCATTTGCTATCACGGTGTTTGAGGACAGTCTGTACTGGACAGACTGGCACACCAAGAGCATCAACAGTGCCAACAAATTTACAGGCAAGAACCAGGAGATCATCCGCAACAAGCTCCACTTCCCTATGGACATCCACACGCTGCATCCTCAGCGTCAGCCAGCAG GGAGAAACCGTTGTGGGGACAACAACGGAGGCTGCACTCACCTGTGCCTGCCGAGCAGCAAGGGTTACACCTGCGCCTGCCCCACGGGCTTCCGCAAGACCAGCAGCCATGCCTGTGCCCAGA GTCTTGACAAGTTCCTGCTTTTTGCCCGAAGGATGGACATCCGTCGGATCAGCTTTGACACAGATGACCTGTCAGATGACGTCATCCCCCTTGCAGATGTTCGCAGTGCTGTGGCTCTAGACTGGGACTCAAAGGATGACTATGTCTACTGGACAGATGTTAGCACTGACTCAATCAGCCGAGCAAAATGGGATGGATCGAACCAGGAG GTTGTGGTGGACACCAGCCTGGAAAGTCCAGCTGGACTTGCAATTGACTGGGTCACCAACAAACTGTACTGGACTGATGCAG GAACAGATCGGATAGAGGTCTCCAATACAGATGGGACCATGAGAACTGTTCTAATCTGGGAGAATCTAGATAGACCTAGAGATATTGTGGTGGACCCTGTTGGAGG GTTCATGTACTGGACTGATTGGGGAGCTAACCCAAAAATTGAACGTGCTGGGATGGATGCCTCAAACCGCTTGGTGATCATTTCCTCCAACCTGACATGGCCCAATGGCTTGGCCATTGACTACGAGTCACAGCGCTTGTATTGGGCAGACGCAGGCATGAAGACCATCGAGTATGCCAGTCTGGATGGAAGGCACAGGAAG GTGCTGATTGGGAACAATCTGCCTCACCCCTTTGGACTTACTCTTTATGGCGAGAGAATCTACTGGACAGACTGGCAGGCAAAAAGCATCCAGAGTGCAGACAGGAGGACTGGGCAGTCTCGGGAAACACTGCAGGACAATCTGGAGAATCTTATGGATATTCATGTTTTCCACCGGCACAGGCCACCAG TACACACAGCATGTGAAGTTAACAATGGAGGCTGCAGTCACCTGTGCCTTTTGGCACCTCTTCCAAAAGGTTACAGCTGTACTTGCCCTACAGGGATCAACCTGCTATCTGATGGCAAGACCTGCTCCTCTG GAATGACCAGCTTTCTGATTTTTGCTAGAAGGACTGATATCCGGATGGTCTCTCTGGATATCCCCTACTTTGCAGATGTTGTTGTCTCAGTCAATGTCACCATGAAGAACACCATTGCAATTGGAGTGGATCCTCATGAAG GAAAGGTTTACTGGTCAGACAGCACATTGCGGAAAATCAGTCGTGCTGCCCTTGATGGCTCACAGTTTGAGGACATCATCACTACAG GTCTGTTGACTACAGATGGGCTGGCTGTGGATGCTGTCGGCAGGAAGATATATTGGACAGATACAGGAACAAACCGGATTGAAGTGGGCAACCTCGATGGCTCCATGAGGAAAGTCTTGATCTGGCAGAACCTGGACAGCCCTCGGGCAATAGCTTTATACCATGAAATGGG GTATATGTACTGGACAGACTGGGGTGAGAATGCCAAGCTGGAACGCTCTGGGATGGATGGCTCTGGACGTGTGGTGTTGATCAGCAACAACTTGGGCTGGCCTAATGGACTGGCAGTGGATAAGGCTGcgtcccagctgctctgggctgatgCACACACTGAG CGGATCGAGGCTGCGGATCTCAATGGCGCGAACCGCCGCACCCTGCTGTCTCCAGTGCAACATCCCTATGGCCTCACTTTGCTGGATTCTTACATCTACTGGACTGACTGGCAAACTCGCAGCATTCACAGGGCTGACAAGGACACTGGTGCTAATGTCATCTTGGTGAGGGCAAACCTGCCTGGCCTCATGGATATCCAAGCTGTTGACAGAGCACGGCCCCTGG GCTTCAATAAATGTGGAGTTCGTAATGGTGGCTGCTCCCACCTTTGCTTGCCTCACCCCACTGGTTtctcctgtgcctgccccacTGGCATCCAGCTGAAGAGAGATGAGCAGACATGTGACTCTTCTCCAGAGACCTACCTACTTTTCTCTAGCCGTGCTTCCATCCGTCGTATCTCACTGGACACCAGTGACCACACAGATGTGCACATACCTGTCCCTGAGCTGAACAATGTCATTTCTCTGGACTATGATAGTGTGGATGGCAAGATTTACTACACAGATGTATTTCTTGATGTTATCAG GCGGGCTGATCTGAATGGCAGCAACATGGAAACTGTTATTGGTCAGGGTTTGAAGACTACAGATGGCCTGGCAGTGGACTGGGTTGCCAGGAACCTCTACTGGACAGACACAGGACGCAATACCATCGAAGTGGCTAGACTGGATGGAAGCTCCAGGAAAGTGCTGATCAATAACAGCCTGGATGAACCTCGAGCCATTGCTGTCTTTCCCAAGAAGGG GTATCTCTTCTGGACAGATTGGGGTCACATTGCTAAAATTGAACGGGCAAACTTGGATGGCTCTGAACGTAAAATCCTGATTAACACTGACCTAGGGTGGCCCAATGGATTGACTTTGGATTATGACACCAGGAG GATATACTGGGTGGATGCACACCTCGATCGCATAGAGAGTTGTGACCTCAATGGGAAGCTACGGCAAGTGTTGGTCAGCCAGGTGTCACATCCCTTTGCTCTGACACAG caggacagatgGATATACTGGACTGACTGGCAAACGAAATCTATCCAGAGAGTGGACAAATATTCTGGACGGAACAAAGAGACAGTCCTAGCCAATGTTGAGGGATTGATGGATATCATTGTGGTTTCTCCTCAGAGACAGACAG GTAGTAATGCTTGTGGAGTGAACAATGGAGGCTGCACTCACCTCTGCTTTGCCAGGGCTTCTGACTTTGTCTGTGCATGTCCAGATGAACCAGATGGGCGGCCCTGTTCTACAA TTCCTGGTGTGGTGCCCCTTGGTCCGGAACCAACCAGTGTAAATGAGAGAAGCCAAACACCACCTGGCAGACTAGGTACTTCAACAATCAAACCTCTCACATCTCTGGAAACAGTGGAAGGAAA CTGCTCTGACAAAGATGCTAGGCAAGGCTTGTGTACTCGTGCCAACGAGGCAGTGTTGGCCACCATGG GAGAAGGACTGCACGTCAGCTACATTATTGGAGGTCTTCTCAGCatcttgtttattttgttgcttATTGCTGCTTTAATTATATATAG GCATAATAAGTCCAAGTTTACGGACCCTGGCTTGGGGAACCTAACCTACAGTAATCCTTCATATCGAACATCTACCCAAGAGGTGAAGATTGAATCGATTCCCAAACCAACCATGTACAACCAGCTGTGCTACAAGAAAGAG ACTGGTCCTGACCACAGCTACACTAAGGAGAAGATCAAGATTGTGGAGGGAATATGCCTTTTATCCAGTGATGATTCCGAATGGGATGACCTGAAGCAGATTCGGAGCTCCCGTGGAGGGATCCTCCGGGACCACGTCTGCATGAAGACAGATACAGTCTCTATCCAGGCTAGCTCTGGTTCACTGGATGACACCGAAACTGAGCAGCTGCTACAGGAAGAACAGTCTGAATGCAGCAGTGttaacacagcagcagccactcctGAGCGGCGGGGCTCACTCCCGGACACAGGCTGGAAACACCAACGCAAGCCCTCCACAGAGAGCGAGGTCTAA